One window of Mucilaginibacter inviolabilis genomic DNA carries:
- a CDS encoding NIPSNAP family protein, whose amino-acid sequence MKSLYQTRYSLFALILFFMLGLSASSAMAAKRFYYQLKIYHYKTTAQEGRIERYLEQAYVPAMHRVGVKNVGVFKPVKQDTADMRIYVFTPFSTFDKLVNNDKKLQGDTEYLTNGDDYINAGYKDAPYTRIETIVLQAFPGMPGPAVPNLTGAKADRVYELRSYESATEKYNFNKVRMFNIGDEVGLFKRLGFNAVFYSEVISGSRMPNLMYMTTFNNKADRDKHWETFSNDAYWKSLSSKPEYQNNVSHADIIFLYPAAYSDF is encoded by the coding sequence ATGAAATCACTTTACCAAACCCGCTATTCACTGTTCGCGTTGATATTATTTTTTATGCTGGGCCTTTCGGCCTCTTCGGCTATGGCAGCTAAAAGGTTTTACTATCAGCTAAAAATATATCATTATAAAACAACAGCGCAGGAGGGGAGGATAGAACGTTACCTGGAGCAGGCCTATGTGCCGGCTATGCACCGGGTGGGTGTAAAAAATGTGGGGGTATTTAAACCGGTTAAGCAGGATACCGCCGATATGCGCATTTATGTTTTTACACCATTCTCCACCTTTGATAAATTGGTAAATAATGACAAAAAACTACAGGGCGATACTGAATACTTAACCAATGGCGACGATTACATCAACGCCGGGTATAAAGATGCGCCCTATACCCGTATAGAAACTATCGTGTTGCAGGCTTTCCCCGGTATGCCGGGTCCGGCTGTTCCCAATTTAACGGGCGCCAAAGCCGATAGGGTGTACGAACTGCGCAGCTACGAAAGTGCTACCGAGAAATATAATTTCAATAAAGTACGCATGTTTAATATTGGAGACGAGGTGGGATTGTTTAAACGCCTGGGCTTTAACGCAGTATTTTACTCGGAAGTGATTTCAGGCAGCCGTATGCCTAACCTCATGTACATGACCACTTTTAATAACAAGGCCGACAGGGATAAGCATTGGGAAACATTTAGTAATGATGCCTACTGGAAAAGCCTTTCCTCAAAGCCCGAGTACCAGAATAATGTATCGCACGCGGATATTATTTTCCTGTATCCTGCAGCTTATTCGGATTTTTGA
- a CDS encoding nucleoside permease yields the protein MTTGIRVKLSAMMFLEFFIWGAWFVTLGAFLDKTLHATGVQAGSVFSTQSWGAIIAPFIIGLIADRYFNAEKILGILHIAGAVLMYQMYKASDVAGFYPYVLGYMVLYMPTLALVNSVSFNQMKDPEKEFSSIRVWGTVGWILAGVSISYLFHWDSPNGIAQGFLKNTFLMAGIASLVLGLFSFTLPNTPPKVAKDEKVSISQVLGLDALKLLKDKNFAVFFVASILICIPLAFYYQNAGAFLADIKVDNPTGKMAIGQGSEVLFLLCLPIFFKKFGFKRTILVGMLAWAVRYAMFAYGNAGELSFLLIIGIALHGVCYDFFFVSGQIYTDSKAGIQYKSAAQGMITLATYGVGMLIGFYIAGLISDSYNSPAGHDWKMIWLIPAGIAAVVFILFVLFFKDKKDNVAINEPAPNN from the coding sequence ATGACCACTGGAATCAGGGTAAAACTTTCTGCTATGATGTTCCTCGAATTTTTTATTTGGGGAGCATGGTTTGTAACACTGGGCGCATTTTTAGATAAAACGCTGCATGCCACAGGTGTTCAGGCCGGATCTGTATTCTCCACTCAATCGTGGGGCGCTATTATTGCACCTTTTATTATCGGTTTAATTGCCGACAGGTATTTTAATGCCGAAAAAATACTGGGCATACTGCATATTGCCGGTGCTGTTTTAATGTACCAGATGTACAAGGCCTCAGATGTTGCAGGATTTTATCCATACGTATTGGGTTATATGGTGCTGTATATGCCAACGCTGGCGCTGGTAAATTCGGTTTCATTTAACCAGATGAAAGATCCGGAAAAGGAGTTTTCTTCTATCCGTGTTTGGGGAACTGTGGGGTGGATATTGGCAGGTGTATCCATCAGCTATTTGTTTCACTGGGATTCTCCAAACGGCATTGCACAGGGCTTTTTAAAAAATACGTTCCTGATGGCAGGAATTGCCTCCCTGGTTTTGGGTTTATTCAGCTTCACTTTGCCAAATACGCCGCCTAAGGTTGCTAAAGACGAGAAGGTTAGCATTTCGCAGGTACTTGGCCTGGATGCATTGAAACTGCTGAAAGACAAAAATTTCGCTGTTTTCTTTGTAGCTTCTATCCTGATATGTATTCCATTGGCATTTTACTATCAAAATGCAGGTGCGTTTTTAGCCGATATTAAGGTTGATAATCCCACCGGAAAAATGGCCATTGGTCAGGGTTCAGAAGTGTTGTTTTTGCTTTGTTTACCTATATTCTTTAAGAAATTCGGGTTTAAAAGAACAATCCTGGTGGGTATGCTGGCGTGGGCGGTTAGGTATGCCATGTTTGCCTACGGTAATGCCGGCGAACTGAGCTTCCTGCTCATCATAGGTATAGCGCTTCATGGTGTATGTTATGATTTCTTCTTTGTTTCCGGACAGATCTATACAGATTCAAAAGCTGGCATCCAATATAAAAGCGCTGCACAGGGTATGATAACCCTGGCTACTTATGGCGTGGGTATGTTGATTGGGTTTTATATTGCCGGATTAATATCCGACAGCTATAACAGCCCTGCCGGGCACGATTGGAAAATGATATGGCTGATACCTGCCGGTATCGCGGCCGTAGTATTTATCTTGTTTGTACTATTCTTTAAGGATAAAAAAGATAACGTAGCTATTAACGAACCTGCACCTAATAACTAA
- a CDS encoding 3-keto-disaccharide hydrolase, whose product MKYPIVLTALLAGSFFVANAQQAKPEDTETWEPIPKVVVPGKVLGEAPSDAIVLFDGKNQDEWVSVADQTPASWVVKGGILTVDKTKGNIETKRKFTNYQLHIEWRVPANITGEGQARGNSGIFLASLGKGDAGYELQVLDSYNNKTYVNGMAGSLYKQAIPLANPGRKPGEWNVYDVIWTAPVFNEDGSLKSAAKATVFYNGVLVENNFELWGPTQYIGKASYEGKKHGAAPIKLQAHGDKSEPLSFRNIWVREL is encoded by the coding sequence ATGAAATATCCAATTGTATTAACAGCGCTTTTAGCAGGAAGCTTTTTTGTAGCTAATGCGCAACAGGCAAAACCAGAAGATACTGAAACCTGGGAACCGATACCAAAAGTAGTTGTTCCGGGTAAAGTTTTAGGCGAGGCCCCTTCTGACGCTATTGTTTTGTTTGATGGCAAAAATCAGGACGAGTGGGTTTCTGTAGCCGACCAGACACCTGCATCATGGGTGGTTAAAGGCGGTATTTTAACCGTTGATAAAACCAAGGGTAACATTGAAACCAAAAGAAAATTCACCAATTACCAGTTGCATATCGAGTGGCGCGTACCTGCCAACATTACAGGAGAAGGACAGGCCCGTGGTAACAGTGGTATCTTCCTGGCTTCATTAGGCAAAGGCGATGCAGGTTATGAATTACAGGTTTTAGATTCATACAACAATAAAACTTATGTTAATGGTATGGCGGGCAGCTTATACAAACAAGCTATTCCATTGGCAAATCCTGGTCGTAAACCAGGCGAGTGGAATGTGTATGATGTGATTTGGACCGCTCCGGTATTTAACGAGGATGGTTCTTTAAAATCAGCAGCCAAAGCTACCGTATTTTATAACGGTGTTTTAGTTGAAAATAACTTTGAACTATGGGGCCCAACCCAATACATTGGCAAGGCATCTTACGAAGGTAAAAAACATGGTGCTGCGCCAATTAAATTGCAGGCTCATGGCGATAAAAGCGAACCGCTTAGCTTCCGGAATATCTGGGTGCGCGAATTATAA
- a CDS encoding sugar phosphate isomerase/epimerase family protein — translation MTTRRTFLAQAGLVAAGVMIKPNLLSAKSTNGVGLQLYSLRDQLPKDVKGVIAQVAKAGYKEVETFGFNQQTGYWGLPGKDFGQLLKDNGLSTPSGHYGLDQYFGEGKTDDLKAYIEVANTIGQTYIIIPSLNHNFIKTVDDCKGVAEKMNKIAEICKASGLKLGYHNHNFEWHPVGDTTFYDVILNNTDPKLVNMEMDLYWVVRAGQDPVAIFQKHPGRFTFVHIKDRDKTNANLNTEIGNGDIDFKTILGKAKLAGIKHFIVEQENYTNIDPYVSIAKSASYLKNTLHV, via the coding sequence ATGACAACCAGAAGAACATTCTTAGCACAAGCCGGATTAGTTGCGGCAGGTGTGATGATAAAACCTAATTTACTATCGGCCAAAAGCACTAATGGTGTGGGGCTGCAATTATACAGCCTGCGCGACCAACTGCCAAAAGATGTAAAAGGCGTAATTGCCCAGGTTGCTAAAGCCGGTTATAAAGAAGTAGAAACCTTTGGGTTTAATCAACAAACAGGTTACTGGGGCTTACCAGGTAAAGATTTTGGTCAACTATTAAAGGATAACGGCTTGAGCACACCAAGCGGTCACTATGGTCTTGATCAGTATTTTGGCGAAGGTAAAACCGATGACTTGAAGGCTTATATTGAAGTAGCTAACACCATCGGTCAAACTTATATCATCATCCCTTCACTAAACCACAACTTCATCAAAACGGTTGACGATTGCAAAGGCGTAGCCGAAAAGATGAATAAAATTGCCGAGATCTGTAAAGCATCAGGTTTAAAGCTGGGTTACCACAACCATAATTTTGAGTGGCACCCGGTTGGCGATACTACTTTTTATGATGTGATACTAAACAATACCGATCCTAAACTGGTAAATATGGAAATGGACCTTTACTGGGTAGTTCGTGCCGGTCAGGACCCTGTAGCTATATTCCAGAAACATCCGGGTCGTTTTACCTTTGTACACATTAAAGACAGGGATAAAACCAATGCCAACCTGAACACCGAAATTGGTAATGGCGACATTGATTTTAAAACCATTTTGGGTAAAGCCAAGCTTGCCGGCATTAAACACTTTATTGTGGAGCAGGAAAACTATACCAATATCGATCCGTATGTAAGTATTGCCAAAAGTGCATCGTACTTGAAGAATACATTACACGTGTAG
- a CDS encoding sensor histidine kinase: MKLRIKYILFVVILHLLTLVLTYFIFSDNKIFFIASEVVVIISAVIAWQLYRQLIQPLKLLMQGVEAIKDKDFNVKLISTGKHEVDELIEVYNRMMDELRKERTMQEQQHFFLEKLIFTSPTGIIILDYDNRIQQVNPKALQLLSVSEESLKGYSIDELEHPLIQQIRELQSGETTVARVDGISSFKLQKSHFVDRGFSRHFIMIEDLTAEILAAEKKVYGKVIRMMAHEVNNTIGPVNSIMQSAMGTDQLWESHEFDVLKDALQIAMDRNQNLNHFMRNFADLVKLPPANKQPIILQKLINSVATLMSAKARENKVVFEMELPADAIHIRADEQQLEQAFINIVKNAIEAIEDGGIIKITAIPAKRLLVITDTGKGISASEHANLFSPFFSTKKDGQGIGLTLVREILINHGFEFSLKTVADKQTEFTIHYN; the protein is encoded by the coding sequence ATGAAGCTGAGGATTAAATATATCTTATTTGTGGTTATACTGCACCTGCTTACGCTGGTGCTTACTTACTTTATTTTTAGCGATAATAAAATATTCTTCATCGCGTCGGAGGTGGTGGTCATCATTTCTGCCGTCATAGCCTGGCAGCTTTACCGCCAGTTGATACAACCCCTTAAACTATTGATGCAGGGCGTAGAAGCTATTAAAGACAAGGATTTTAACGTAAAACTGATATCCACGGGCAAACATGAGGTCGATGAATTGATTGAGGTGTATAACCGGATGATGGATGAGTTAAGAAAGGAGCGTACCATGCAGGAGCAGCAGCATTTTTTTTTAGAGAAACTGATCTTTACTTCGCCAACGGGTATCATCATACTGGATTATGACAACCGTATCCAACAGGTAAACCCGAAAGCTTTACAATTGCTGTCGGTTAGCGAAGAAAGCCTGAAAGGGTATTCTATTGATGAGTTGGAGCACCCGTTAATACAACAGATCAGGGAACTACAATCAGGTGAAACAACGGTGGCCCGGGTTGATGGCATCAGCTCGTTCAAACTGCAAAAATCACATTTTGTGGACCGGGGTTTTTCCAGGCATTTTATCATGATTGAGGACCTTACCGCCGAGATCCTGGCTGCCGAGAAGAAGGTTTATGGCAAAGTGATCAGGATGATGGCGCATGAAGTGAATAATACCATTGGCCCGGTAAATTCCATTATGCAATCGGCAATGGGTACCGATCAGCTTTGGGAAAGCCACGAGTTTGATGTGCTGAAGGATGCCCTGCAAATAGCCATGGACCGCAATCAAAATCTGAACCATTTTATGCGCAACTTCGCCGATCTGGTGAAACTTCCGCCGGCTAACAAGCAACCCATCATACTGCAAAAGTTAATCAATTCGGTAGCAACGCTTATGAGCGCTAAAGCCCGTGAAAATAAAGTGGTGTTTGAGATGGAACTACCAGCCGATGCTATTCACATCCGTGCAGATGAACAGCAATTAGAGCAGGCATTTATCAATATCGTTAAAAATGCCATTGAGGCTATTGAGGATGGCGGCATAATAAAAATTACCGCCATACCTGCTAAACGTCTGCTAGTGATCACGGATACCGGCAAGGGTATCAGCGCCAGCGAACATGCCAACCTGTTTTCGCCATTTTTCAGCACCAAAAAAGATGGGCAAGGTATCGGTCTCACCCTGGTTCGCGAGATCCTGATTAATCATGGCTTTGAATTTAGCCTCAAAACCGTAGCCGATAAGCAAACGGAATTTACAATACATTACAATTGA
- a CDS encoding hydroxypyruvate isomerase family protein yields MASNQNRRSAIKNMLAGTAAITASGVLTSFTSTEQEKQMVLPDTLKGNINHAVCRWCYGDISVEQLCKAAKDIGIKGIDLVGPADWPTLKKYGLYSSMCNGAEINLTDGFGDKQFHAQLQKNYSEMIPKVAAAGYKNLICFSGSRRGKDNETGWNNCVEGLRPMVELAEKHNVVLVMELLNSKIDHKDYQCDRVSWGAELCRRLGSENFKLLYDIYHMQIDEGDVIRNIRDNHQYIAHYHTGGVPGRNEIDDTQELYYPAIMKAIVGVGHKGYVAQEFIPKQPDHIASLRKAVHICDV; encoded by the coding sequence ATGGCATCAAACCAAAACCGGAGATCGGCTATCAAAAACATGCTTGCGGGCACGGCTGCTATCACAGCGTCGGGCGTGCTTACTTCATTTACGTCAACCGAACAAGAGAAACAAATGGTGTTACCTGATACGCTAAAAGGAAATATTAATCACGCCGTTTGCCGCTGGTGTTACGGCGATATAAGCGTGGAGCAACTTTGTAAAGCGGCCAAAGATATCGGTATTAAAGGTATCGACCTGGTTGGCCCAGCTGATTGGCCTACGCTTAAAAAATATGGTCTGTATTCATCCATGTGTAATGGCGCCGAAATAAACCTTACCGATGGTTTTGGCGATAAACAGTTTCATGCCCAGTTGCAGAAAAACTATTCGGAAATGATACCTAAAGTGGCGGCAGCAGGTTATAAAAACCTTATCTGCTTTAGCGGTAGCCGCCGGGGTAAGGATAACGAAACCGGATGGAACAACTGTGTGGAAGGTTTGAGACCAATGGTTGAACTGGCCGAGAAACATAACGTAGTACTGGTAATGGAATTGCTGAACAGCAAAATTGATCACAAAGATTACCAGTGCGACCGTGTATCATGGGGCGCCGAACTTTGCAGAAGGCTAGGTTCCGAAAACTTTAAACTACTGTACGATATATACCACATGCAGATAGATGAGGGCGATGTGATCCGCAATATACGTGATAATCATCAATACATCGCGCACTATCATACCGGTGGTGTACCTGGCCGAAACGAAATCGATGATACGCAAGAATTATATTATCCGGCTATTATGAAAGCTATCGTAGGGGTAGGGCATAAGGGCTATGTAGCACAGGAATTTATTCCCAAGCAGCCAGATCATATTGCTTCTTTACGTAAGGCGGTACATATTTGCGATGTTTAG